The following are encoded together in the Bacillus sp. V2I10 genome:
- a CDS encoding GNAT family N-acetyltransferase: MEIVEIQQRIDLFDKAVTVFWEEWGNEHNYKFYQDCMIHSCKTEDEIPRFYIALIDDCIVGTFALIRNDLNSRQDIYPWLACLYVLPEHRGKEIGSRLLKHAIEETCRKGYENLYLSTDLEGYYEKYGWKHKGEVFGVSGGSLKIYTKSTKLNTSVQQTVRYAAHSDRSIKQ, encoded by the coding sequence TTGGAAATAGTTGAAATACAACAGCGGATAGACTTATTTGACAAGGCAGTGACTGTTTTTTGGGAAGAGTGGGGAAACGAACACAATTATAAGTTTTATCAAGATTGTATGATTCATTCATGTAAAACTGAAGATGAAATACCAAGGTTCTACATCGCGTTAATAGATGATTGTATAGTGGGGACGTTTGCATTAATTAGAAATGATCTTAACAGTCGTCAGGATATATATCCGTGGCTTGCTTGTTTATATGTACTTCCAGAGCATAGAGGAAAAGAAATTGGTTCCCGCCTGCTTAAGCATGCCATAGAAGAAACATGCAGGAAAGGATATGAAAATCTCTATTTAAGCACGGACTTGGAAGGATATTATGAAAAATATGGATGGAAGCACAAAGGAGAAGTATTTGGTGTTAGTGGCGGCTCGTTAAAGATATATACAAAATCAACAAAGTTAAATACTTCTGTTCAACAAACGGTGAGGTATGCAGCGCATAGTGACCGTTCTATTAAGCAATGA
- a CDS encoding TIGR04104 family putative zinc finger protein: MKLPTCTSCHYKFTWKKTLLTTLKFTRILTCPKCGTSLYPTPKSRTKGTLLIAIPIVAASFISSMAGADAAVRITAIILAGILSVLLSPYYYEYIEEDKSLW; this comes from the coding sequence TTGAAACTGCCGACATGCACGTCTTGCCATTATAAATTCACCTGGAAAAAAACGCTTTTAACCACGCTGAAATTTACAAGAATTCTAACATGCCCTAAATGCGGAACAAGCTTGTATCCAACCCCTAAATCAAGAACAAAGGGAACACTCTTAATCGCAATCCCAATCGTTGCTGCGAGTTTTATCAGTTCCATGGCGGGTGCTGATGCTGCAGTAAGAATAACAGCCATTATTCTTGCAGGAATTCTATCCGTCCTGCTGTCGCCTTACTACTATGAATACATAGAAGAAGATAAGTCATTGTGGTAA
- a CDS encoding acyl-CoA carboxylase subunit beta gives MKRRKDKAKFGGGQEKIDLLHKNGFQTARERIRLLADPDSFLELGMLNHSDYPGAEERSYGDGLITGLAKIDGRPAVIMAGDKTVFAGTEGAVHIRKSKKVHEYALKRGLPLFNLNEGGGLRMPDGMGSDGISDKLFPQEMLTHSRQVPLMTAIVGDSFGGPTWMAVSSDFVTMQKGTCMAIAGPRMLSMATGQKVNTEELGGWKVHAEETGQADSFGGTEEQCIEQLKTFFSYMPLNADEEPRYIETNDDPYRSAGNLLNILPGQKNRVYDMKEIIREIVDNQQFFEYKSTYGEGLITVFSRMNGRVVGIVANQPKKFAGAAGPKECDKATDFICLCDSYHIPLIFLHDTPGFRISQEAERDKMPTKIMIWNQALAQSTVPKISVVIRKSVGAAYGNMCGPTMGADFVFAWPTAEINFTGPEVGINVVYGRQLQNEINQAEARKKLLEQWAFDSSPYKAASKHYIDDVIDPRDTRKYLCKALEFAVVKDGTKSERRLANWPTGF, from the coding sequence CTGAAGAGGAGAAAAGATAAAGCCAAGTTTGGCGGGGGGCAGGAAAAAATTGATTTGCTCCACAAAAATGGCTTTCAGACTGCAAGAGAAAGAATCCGATTGTTGGCTGATCCTGACAGTTTTTTGGAACTCGGGATGCTGAATCACTCTGATTATCCAGGTGCAGAGGAAAGAAGCTATGGGGATGGGTTAATAACTGGACTAGCAAAAATTGATGGCCGTCCTGCTGTTATTATGGCTGGTGACAAAACGGTTTTTGCCGGCACAGAAGGAGCAGTTCATATAAGGAAATCTAAAAAAGTACATGAATATGCTTTGAAGCGGGGATTGCCGCTATTTAATTTGAATGAGGGAGGAGGCCTTAGGATGCCTGATGGGATGGGCTCCGATGGCATTAGCGACAAGCTGTTCCCACAAGAAATGTTAACCCATTCAAGACAAGTGCCTTTAATGACGGCGATAGTGGGAGACAGTTTTGGAGGTCCGACATGGATGGCTGTATCCTCTGATTTTGTCACGATGCAAAAAGGGACATGTATGGCTATTGCAGGTCCGAGAATGCTTTCGATGGCAACAGGTCAAAAGGTTAATACGGAAGAACTTGGAGGATGGAAGGTTCATGCGGAAGAAACAGGACAGGCAGATTCCTTTGGCGGTACGGAAGAACAATGTATTGAGCAGCTGAAAACCTTCTTTAGCTATATGCCGTTAAATGCTGATGAGGAGCCTCGTTACATTGAGACGAATGATGATCCGTACCGCAGTGCAGGCAACCTATTGAATATTTTGCCGGGACAGAAAAACAGAGTCTATGATATGAAGGAGATCATTCGGGAAATCGTAGACAATCAGCAGTTTTTTGAATATAAATCTACTTATGGAGAAGGCCTGATTACGGTATTTTCAAGAATGAACGGAAGAGTTGTCGGGATCGTTGCAAATCAGCCAAAGAAATTTGCCGGAGCTGCAGGACCGAAGGAGTGCGATAAGGCGACTGATTTTATATGTCTTTGTGACTCCTATCATATCCCGTTAATCTTCCTTCATGACACGCCAGGATTTAGAATAAGCCAAGAAGCTGAGCGGGATAAAATGCCGACTAAAATCATGATCTGGAATCAGGCACTGGCTCAGTCAACTGTACCTAAAATCTCTGTTGTCATCAGAAAAAGCGTTGGCGCTGCATACGGAAATATGTGCGGACCGACAATGGGGGCTGATTTTGTCTTTGCTTGGCCAACGGCAGAAATTAATTTCACTGGACCTGAGGTCGGCATCAATGTTGTATACGGCAGGCAGCTGCAAAATGAAATCAATCAGGCTGAAGCAAGGAAGAAATTGCTCGAGCAATGGGCCTTTGACAGCTCCCCGTACAAAGCAGCATCCAAGCATTATATTGATGATGTGATCGATCCAAGGGACACAAGGAAATATCTGTGTAAAGCGCTTGAATTTGCCGTTGTTAAAGATGGGACAAAAAGTGAACGAAGATTAGCCAATTGGCCGACTGGATTTTGA
- a CDS encoding cell wall metabolism sensor histidine kinase WalK: MKNKSLTFQIWIVISGILLVISLLLMIIFPTTLRNFFTNEIYTTIENEQHILTEYRLQGNVQMDPLTRNGEKLSPDRSVQHIILPESAPFFYNEKKLPLRFLQETQTLASAQKDITEEYSREINNERLFFVIKKVTVDGQPAFLLSYAWDSYRNDLVLTLFKQLVLVMIIVFLFSWIPSIWLAKYLSRPIVSLEKDVKRISNEDWHEPVVLDRSDEIGKLGETIELMRKRLVQKDEAQRTLLQNISHDLKTPVMVIRGYAKSVNDGIYPKGDLTSTMDVIEEEAERLEKKIKDLLYITKLDYLSSRNSGKSEIELNMTVREVIDRIKWSRQELDYEIKLDQAAIHGDEELWIKLLENLFENQLRYADSMIGVHLKKAGNDFLLKIWNDGPPIEEDILPHLFEPFHKGSNGEFGLGLNIVKRIAELHDGTVWAVNEDGMSTFYVKVPKR, from the coding sequence ATGAAAAATAAATCATTGACGTTTCAAATATGGATTGTAATCTCAGGCATTCTTCTCGTCATTTCCTTGCTGTTGATGATTATTTTCCCGACTACACTCAGGAATTTTTTCACGAACGAAATCTACACAACGATTGAAAATGAACAGCATATCCTGACGGAATACCGCCTTCAGGGAAATGTCCAAATGGATCCTCTCACCAGAAATGGAGAGAAGCTCTCTCCTGATCGTTCGGTTCAGCACATCATTCTCCCTGAGAGCGCGCCATTTTTTTACAACGAAAAAAAGTTGCCGCTTAGATTTCTTCAAGAAACGCAAACACTTGCTTCTGCTCAAAAGGACATTACGGAAGAATACTCGAGGGAAATTAATAATGAACGGCTCTTTTTTGTAATCAAGAAGGTGACAGTTGACGGCCAGCCGGCTTTTCTTCTTTCATATGCATGGGACTCTTACCGGAATGATCTTGTTTTGACTTTGTTCAAGCAGCTTGTCTTAGTCATGATCATTGTGTTCCTTTTCAGCTGGATTCCATCCATTTGGCTTGCGAAGTATCTGTCGCGTCCAATTGTTTCATTAGAAAAGGATGTTAAAAGAATTTCGAATGAAGATTGGCATGAACCGGTTGTACTTGATCGAAGTGATGAAATCGGAAAACTTGGAGAAACGATTGAATTAATGCGGAAACGACTTGTTCAAAAGGATGAAGCACAGCGCACCCTGCTGCAGAACATCTCTCATGACTTGAAAACACCGGTCATGGTAATCAGGGGATATGCGAAATCTGTAAATGACGGCATTTATCCTAAAGGTGATCTGACCAGCACGATGGATGTTATAGAGGAAGAAGCAGAACGTCTTGAGAAAAAAATTAAAGACTTGCTGTATATAACGAAACTAGATTACTTATCTTCACGCAACTCCGGCAAATCGGAAATTGAACTGAATATGACGGTTCGCGAGGTCATTGACCGCATCAAATGGTCACGCCAGGAGCTTGATTATGAAATAAAACTGGACCAGGCGGCTATTCATGGCGATGAAGAGCTGTGGATCAAGCTGCTTGAAAACTTATTTGAAAATCAGCTCAGATATGCGGATTCAATGATCGGTGTTCATCTAAAAAAAGCGGGGAATGACTTCCTTCTTAAAATATGGAACGATGGACCCCCAATTGAAGAAGACATTCTCCCTCATCTGTTTGAGCCATTTCATAAAGGCAGCAACGGCGAATTCGGGCTTGGACTCAACATCGTAAAAAGAATTGCTGAGCTTCATGACGGTACAGTTTGGGCTGTGAATGAGGATGGAATGAGTACGTTTTATGTGAAAGTGCCAAAAAGATAG
- a CDS encoding response regulator transcription factor — protein sequence MSYSIFLVEDEQNLNDLLTKYLEKEGFKVTSFTNGEKARQAVHETPHLWVLDIMVPDVDGYQLIKEIKAASSDTPVIFISARDTDIDRVLGLELGSDDYISKPFLPRELVIRVQKLLTRVYESSSVKTSVQLPPYTIDESVRSVSLNNENLNLTSKEFDLLLLLLHNKGQAFSREQMIEHIWGSDYFGTDRVVDDLVRRLRKKMPDLKIETIYGYGYRMLTG from the coding sequence TTGTCCTACTCTATTTTTCTTGTGGAAGACGAACAGAATTTAAATGATTTGTTAACAAAATATCTGGAAAAAGAGGGCTTTAAGGTCACCTCATTTACAAATGGGGAAAAAGCGCGCCAGGCCGTTCATGAAACTCCTCACCTTTGGGTTCTCGATATCATGGTACCGGATGTTGACGGCTATCAATTAATAAAAGAAATTAAAGCGGCATCGTCAGATACTCCCGTTATTTTCATTTCTGCAAGGGATACAGATATTGACCGGGTGCTCGGACTTGAGCTTGGAAGCGATGACTATATTTCAAAGCCGTTCCTTCCCCGTGAACTTGTGATTCGCGTCCAGAAACTGCTGACCCGTGTTTATGAGAGCAGCTCAGTTAAAACAAGCGTGCAGCTTCCGCCTTATACCATTGATGAAAGTGTGCGTTCTGTCTCGCTGAATAATGAAAATCTGAATCTGACTTCTAAGGAATTTGATTTATTGCTGCTGCTTCTGCATAACAAAGGTCAGGCTTTTTCGCGCGAACAAATGATTGAGCACATTTGGGGCAGCGATTATTTTGGCACAGACCGGGTGGTTGATGATCTCGTCCGCCGGCTCCGAAAAAAAATGCCTGACTTAAAAATAGAAACCATCTACGGATATGGTTACAGGATGCTGACAGGATAA
- a CDS encoding S1C family serine protease: protein MGYYDDTERKDPLLDPDSREIMVRSGQPQKKQSRWRAVMSSVISGVVGGALVLGVQPFLDDETSTKEPSYSIDSNTAEEENDSSTVNTQPISQTSDIADMVENLSPAIVGISNKQQQQGFGGGTQDAEAGTGSGVIFKKDGETAYIITNNHVIEGASSIEISYSDGEKSQAELVGADPLTDTAVLKIDSKFAKTVADFGDSGQLRAGERVVAIGNPLGLDFSRTVTEGIISGTDRTIPISTSEGSWELNVIQTDAAINPGNSGGPLLNMSGQVIGINSLKITQDGVEGLGFAIPSNDLQPIVDELLEKGKVDRPFLGVGLLDLSEVPEQYRTNTLQLPNEITEGVFVQGVSPSSPAAEAGMQEGDVIVAMNGTKIKNSNELRKFLYSQTSIGDKIDIEFYRQGEKVTEKVTLSQKEVVNS from the coding sequence ATGGGATATTACGACGATACAGAACGAAAAGATCCATTATTAGACCCGGACTCACGCGAGATCATGGTCAGATCGGGACAGCCTCAAAAAAAACAGTCCAGATGGAGAGCGGTTATGTCATCTGTTATCAGCGGGGTAGTCGGCGGAGCGCTGGTGCTTGGGGTACAGCCTTTCCTTGATGATGAGACAAGCACAAAGGAACCTTCTTATTCCATTGATTCTAATACGGCAGAAGAAGAAAACGACTCAAGTACTGTGAACACACAGCCTATCAGTCAAACGAGCGACATTGCGGATATGGTGGAAAATCTGTCACCTGCGATTGTCGGGATATCAAACAAACAGCAGCAGCAGGGGTTTGGCGGCGGAACACAGGATGCTGAAGCAGGCACGGGTTCCGGTGTTATTTTCAAAAAAGATGGAGAAACAGCCTATATTATTACAAACAACCATGTAATTGAGGGAGCAAGCAGTATCGAAATTTCCTATTCAGATGGAGAAAAATCGCAGGCTGAGCTTGTTGGAGCTGATCCGCTGACAGATACAGCCGTTCTTAAAATTGACAGCAAGTTTGCAAAAACGGTTGCCGACTTCGGCGATTCAGGTCAGCTTCGTGCAGGTGAAAGAGTCGTTGCGATCGGAAATCCGCTGGGACTGGATTTCTCCCGCACCGTTACTGAAGGGATTATAAGCGGAACGGACCGTACCATTCCCATCTCAACTTCTGAAGGCAGCTGGGAATTGAATGTTATACAGACGGATGCGGCAATTAACCCTGGGAATAGCGGTGGACCTTTGCTGAACATGAGCGGTCAGGTCATTGGCATCAACAGCTTGAAAATCACACAGGATGGTGTTGAGGGATTAGGATTTGCTATACCAAGCAACGACCTTCAGCCAATCGTTGATGAACTGCTTGAAAAAGGAAAAGTTGATCGTCCATTCTTAGGAGTAGGTCTGCTTGACTTAAGCGAAGTGCCTGAACAATACCGTACAAATACACTTCAGCTTCCGAATGAAATTACAGAAGGAGTCTTCGTTCAGGGAGTAAGCCCGTCTTCACCAGCTGCAGAAGCAGGAATGCAGGAAGGCGATGTCATTGTTGCAATGAATGGAACGAAGATTAAAAATTCAAATGAGCTTCGAAAATTCCTCTATTCACAAACAAGTATCGGCGATAAAATTGATATTGAATTTTACCGCCAGGGAGAGAAGGTAACAGAAAAAGTAACCTTGTCTCAGAAAGAGGTTGTGAATAGTTAA
- a CDS encoding UDP-N-acetylmuramoyl-L-alanyl-D-glutamate--2,6-diaminopimelate ligase, with the protein MKLQKMLEETGHSAFFSEELESVDIKGIEANSSRIKEGYLFVAITGYQRDGHDYIQDAIDRGAAAVIGEQNLTDLTVPYVRVKNSRDSLANLAAYFYDFPSAKHILIGITGTNGKTTTSFMLRHILECAGYSCALFGTVHNVINGQTYDSKNTTPDPLELQRLLAKSNDDIVIMEVSSHGLAQKRLEGIEYDIGLFTNLAHEHLDYHDTIEEYFEVKQQLFSKLKEGGQAIISTHDEWGEKLKDLLNQRKIKVSTFGKTEKDDLIFDSESDVHCSDFEVAESGKQLHFQMTIPGLHNIYNASMAYLTGRKIGIESDRLIDAFKTFPGIPGRFEMYSHQNDATAVIDYAHTADAFSYCLKTARDCGAKRILHVFGFRGDRDESKRDEMMAVSSQMSDCTILTLDDLNGIDQTDMKAELEKYREASGKASDLIIPDRTLAIKKAWDMAEAGDWILVTGKGSEMYKEDYELPSKSDQETFALLIDQNTTIAT; encoded by the coding sequence ATGAAACTACAAAAAATGTTAGAGGAGACCGGTCATTCTGCTTTCTTCAGCGAAGAACTGGAATCTGTTGATATTAAAGGAATTGAAGCAAATTCTTCTAGGATAAAAGAGGGCTATTTATTTGTGGCCATTACAGGATATCAGCGTGACGGGCACGATTATATACAGGATGCAATAGATAGAGGTGCGGCGGCAGTAATTGGAGAGCAGAATCTGACAGATTTGACCGTACCGTATGTAAGAGTTAAGAATAGCCGTGATTCATTGGCTAATCTGGCGGCATATTTCTATGATTTTCCGTCTGCCAAACACATATTGATCGGAATTACTGGTACAAACGGGAAAACTACAACTTCTTTTATGCTCAGACATATCCTTGAATGTGCAGGTTATTCTTGTGCCTTGTTTGGAACAGTACACAATGTAATAAATGGACAGACCTATGATTCGAAAAATACAACACCTGATCCACTGGAATTACAAAGGCTTTTAGCCAAAAGCAATGATGATATTGTCATTATGGAAGTATCCTCACATGGCTTAGCCCAAAAAAGGCTGGAAGGCATTGAATATGACATCGGTCTGTTTACAAATCTTGCTCATGAGCATTTGGATTATCATGATACGATCGAAGAATATTTTGAAGTGAAGCAGCAGCTTTTTTCAAAGTTAAAAGAAGGCGGACAAGCTATTATCAGCACTCATGATGAGTGGGGGGAAAAGCTTAAGGATTTGTTAAACCAGAGAAAGATTAAGGTGTCGACCTTTGGAAAAACAGAAAAGGACGATCTTATTTTTGATTCTGAAAGTGATGTTCACTGCTCAGATTTCGAAGTTGCAGAGTCTGGAAAACAGCTTCATTTTCAGATGACAATCCCGGGTCTTCATAATATTTATAATGCTTCCATGGCCTATCTGACCGGCAGAAAAATAGGGATTGAATCTGACCGGCTGATTGATGCATTTAAAACATTTCCGGGAATTCCGGGCCGGTTCGAAATGTACAGTCATCAAAATGATGCCACGGCTGTCATTGATTACGCGCATACAGCTGATGCGTTTTCTTACTGTTTAAAAACAGCCCGTGACTGCGGGGCAAAACGGATCCTTCATGTATTTGGATTCAGGGGAGACCGTGATGAAAGCAAACGGGATGAAATGATGGCTGTCTCATCGCAAATGAGTGACTGCACAATTCTGACGTTAGATGATCTAAATGGAATTGATCAAACCGATATGAAAGCAGAGCTTGAAAAATATCGTGAGGCTTCCGGCAAAGCGTCAGATCTAATCATCCCTGACAGGACACTTGCCATAAAAAAAGCCTGGGATATGGCAGAAGCAGGAGATTGGATCCTTGTCACCGGAAAAGGGAGCGAAATGTATAAGGAAGACTATGAACTCCCATCTAAATCCGATCAGGAAACTTTCGCATTGCTGATCGATCAAAATACAACGATTGCAACTTGA